From Actinoplanes oblitus, a single genomic window includes:
- a CDS encoding aspartate aminotransferase family protein: MTSEEQVRADDRAHVFHSWSAQGLINPLPIEKAEGSYFWDYSGKKYLDFSSQLVNINIGHQHPRLIAAIQEQAARLCTIQPAFANDKRGEAARMIAEVAPEGLNKVFFTNGGAEANENAIRMARLHTGRHKVLSTYRSYHGSTATAITATGDPRRWPNEPVAVGVVHFWGPYPYRSPFFAEDESQESERALRHLRDTIVFEGPGTIAAILLETVVGTNGILVPPPGYLAGVRAICDEFGIVFIADEVMAGFGRCGEWFAIDKWGVTPDLITFAKGVNSGYLPLGGVVISDEIAATFDERPFPGGLTYSGHPLACASAVASMQIFKEEGIIEHARALGEDVIGPGLARLKEKHPSVGEVRGLGVFWAIELVRDAARTPLVPFNAAGAAAGPMNEVANACKERGLWPFTHFNRVHVVPPCTTSADEVRDGLTILDEALTVADGFYTS, from the coding sequence GTGACCTCTGAAGAGCAGGTGCGCGCGGACGACCGCGCCCACGTTTTCCACTCCTGGTCCGCCCAGGGCCTGATCAACCCGCTGCCGATCGAGAAGGCCGAGGGCAGCTACTTCTGGGACTACTCGGGCAAGAAGTACCTCGACTTCTCGTCCCAGCTGGTCAACATCAACATCGGCCACCAGCATCCGCGCCTGATCGCGGCGATCCAGGAGCAGGCGGCGAGGCTCTGCACCATCCAGCCGGCCTTCGCCAACGACAAGCGCGGCGAGGCGGCCCGGATGATCGCCGAGGTCGCCCCGGAGGGCCTGAACAAGGTCTTCTTCACCAACGGCGGCGCCGAGGCCAACGAGAACGCGATCCGGATGGCCCGGCTGCACACCGGCCGGCACAAGGTGCTCTCCACGTACCGCAGCTACCACGGCTCGACCGCCACCGCGATCACCGCGACCGGCGACCCGCGGCGCTGGCCGAACGAGCCGGTGGCGGTCGGCGTCGTGCACTTCTGGGGGCCCTACCCGTACCGGTCGCCGTTCTTCGCCGAGGACGAGAGCCAGGAGTCCGAGCGCGCCCTGCGGCACCTGCGCGACACCATCGTCTTCGAGGGTCCCGGCACCATCGCCGCGATCCTGCTGGAGACCGTGGTGGGCACCAACGGCATCCTGGTCCCGCCGCCCGGCTACCTGGCCGGCGTCCGGGCGATCTGCGACGAGTTCGGCATCGTGTTCATCGCCGACGAGGTGATGGCCGGCTTCGGCAGGTGCGGCGAGTGGTTCGCCATCGACAAGTGGGGTGTCACGCCCGACCTGATCACCTTCGCCAAGGGGGTCAACTCCGGCTACCTCCCGCTCGGCGGCGTGGTGATCTCCGACGAGATCGCCGCGACGTTCGACGAGCGGCCGTTCCCGGGTGGGCTGACCTATTCCGGTCACCCGCTCGCGTGCGCCTCCGCTGTCGCCTCCATGCAGATCTTCAAGGAGGAGGGGATCATCGAGCACGCCCGCGCCCTCGGCGAGGACGTGATCGGCCCCGGGCTGGCCCGCCTGAAGGAGAAGCACCCGAGCGTGGGCGAGGTCCGCGGGCTGGGCGTGTTCTGGGCGATCGAGCTGGTCCGGGACGCCGCGAGGACCCCGCTGGTGCCGTTCAACGCGGCCGGTGCGGCGGCCGGGCCGATGAACGAGGTGGCGAACGCCTGCAAGGAACGGGGCCTCTGGCCGTTCACCCACTTCAACCGGGTGCACGTGGTCCCGCCCTGCACGACGAGCGCCGACGAGGTCCGCGACGGTCTCACGATCTTGGACGAGGCCTTGACGGTTGCCGACGGTTTCTACACGTCCTGA
- a CDS encoding aminobutyraldehyde dehydrogenase — protein MSTAFPVLRNFVNGSFTDTEEGRTSPVVDPSTGETYAYAPVSSARDVEAAVDAATAGFEIWRDTTPAERQRALLRIADAVEARAEELIEAECRNTGKPVAATRTEEIGPVLDELRFFAGAARMLEGKAAGEYLRDHTSYVRREPIGVCAQITPWNYPLVMAIWKLAPAIAAGNSVVLKPSDTTPVSTLLLAEIAAEFLPAGVLNVVCGDRDTGRALVVHPAPQLVSITGSTRAGMEVAAAAAPDLKKVHLELGGKAPVVVFDDVDVAATAEAIAGAGFFNAGQDCTAATRVLVHERIAADFTAALAAAARNTRVGAPSDTDAFFGPVNNVNQLDRITGFLDRTPAHAEVVAGGHRIGERGFFFEPTVVAGLRQRDEMVQDEVFGPVVTVQRFADEAEAIRYANDVRYGLSASVWTQNHGRAMRVSRRLDFGAVWINTHLPFVSEMPHGGYGHSGYGKDLSMYGFEEYTRIKHVMSFHG, from the coding sequence GTGAGCACCGCATTTCCCGTGCTGCGCAACTTCGTCAACGGGTCCTTCACCGACACCGAGGAGGGGCGGACCTCGCCGGTCGTCGACCCCAGCACCGGGGAGACCTACGCGTACGCGCCGGTCTCCTCGGCGCGGGACGTCGAGGCCGCTGTGGACGCCGCGACCGCCGGGTTCGAGATCTGGCGGGACACCACCCCGGCCGAGCGGCAGCGGGCGCTGCTGCGCATCGCCGACGCCGTGGAGGCGCGGGCCGAGGAGCTGATCGAGGCCGAGTGCCGCAACACCGGCAAGCCGGTCGCGGCGACCCGGACCGAGGAGATCGGCCCGGTGCTGGACGAGCTGCGCTTCTTCGCCGGCGCCGCCCGGATGCTGGAGGGCAAGGCCGCCGGCGAGTACCTGCGCGACCACACCTCTTATGTACGCCGCGAGCCGATCGGCGTCTGCGCCCAGATCACCCCGTGGAACTACCCGCTGGTGATGGCGATCTGGAAGCTCGCCCCGGCGATCGCGGCCGGCAACTCGGTGGTGCTCAAGCCGTCCGACACCACCCCGGTGAGCACCCTGCTGCTCGCCGAGATCGCCGCCGAGTTCCTGCCGGCCGGCGTGCTCAACGTCGTCTGCGGCGACCGGGACACCGGCCGCGCGCTGGTCGTGCACCCCGCGCCGCAGCTGGTCTCGATCACCGGGTCCACCCGGGCCGGGATGGAGGTCGCCGCGGCGGCCGCCCCCGACCTCAAGAAGGTGCACCTGGAGCTGGGCGGCAAGGCCCCGGTCGTGGTCTTCGACGACGTGGACGTCGCGGCCACCGCCGAGGCGATCGCCGGCGCGGGGTTCTTCAACGCCGGTCAGGACTGCACGGCGGCCACCCGGGTCCTGGTGCACGAGCGGATCGCCGCCGACTTCACCGCCGCGCTGGCGGCCGCGGCCAGGAACACCAGGGTCGGCGCGCCGTCCGACACCGACGCGTTCTTCGGCCCGGTCAACAACGTCAACCAGCTGGATCGGATCACCGGCTTCCTGGACCGCACCCCGGCGCACGCCGAGGTGGTGGCCGGCGGCCACCGGATCGGCGAGCGCGGCTTCTTCTTCGAGCCGACGGTGGTGGCCGGTCTGCGGCAGCGCGACGAGATGGTCCAGGACGAGGTGTTCGGGCCGGTCGTCACGGTGCAGCGGTTCGCTGACGAGGCCGAGGCGATCCGGTACGCCAACGACGTCCGGTACGGCCTGAGCGCCAGCGTCTGGACCCAGAACCACGGCCGGGCGATGCGCGTCTCCCGCCGCCTCGACTTCGGCGCGGTCTGGATCAACACGCACCTGCCGTTCGTCTCGGAGATGCCGCACGGCGGCTACGGCCACTCCGGTTACGGCAAGGACCTTTCCATGTACGGCTTCGAGGAGTACACCCGGATCAAACACGTGATGAGTTTTCACGGCTGA
- a CDS encoding ABC transporter ATP-binding protein, which yields MTTSPPHQAVTAPSATGERTGHPAIEFVGVRKEYLSHGEAVPAVKSLDLTIGQGEFFSLLGPSGCGKTTTMRMIAGFEEPTTGQVFLDGKDVTGVAANKRDVNMVFQSYALFPHLNVLQNVSFGLERKRVAKSEIKRRVGEILEIVSLTGMEKRHPKEMSGGQQQRVALARALVNHPRALLLDEPLGALDLKLRQQMQIELKRIQREVGITFVYVTHDQGEALTMSDRIAVMNDGLIEQLGTPREIYEKPASRFVAGFIGTSNLLDGQVSRVEDGYAVLDLGSEGRIVVAVPGSVRAGEPIEVSVRPEKIDLHRATPPQVAGSVLAGTVTEVVYHGTSTNYTVATSAGTDFVVFDQNAQDAEDVASRGERVFLTWAPQHSYPIGV from the coding sequence ATGACCACGTCTCCCCCGCACCAGGCCGTGACGGCGCCGTCCGCCACCGGCGAGCGGACCGGGCATCCGGCGATCGAGTTCGTCGGCGTGCGCAAGGAATACCTGTCGCACGGTGAGGCGGTGCCCGCCGTCAAGAGCCTCGACCTGACGATCGGCCAGGGGGAGTTCTTCTCGCTGCTCGGCCCGTCCGGCTGCGGCAAGACCACCACGATGCGGATGATCGCCGGTTTCGAGGAGCCGACCACCGGCCAGGTGTTCCTGGACGGCAAGGACGTCACCGGGGTCGCCGCCAACAAGCGCGACGTCAACATGGTGTTCCAGTCGTACGCGCTGTTTCCGCACCTCAACGTCCTGCAGAACGTCTCGTTCGGGCTGGAGCGCAAGCGGGTCGCCAAGTCGGAGATCAAGCGCCGGGTGGGCGAGATCCTCGAGATCGTGTCGCTGACCGGCATGGAGAAGCGGCACCCCAAGGAGATGTCCGGCGGCCAGCAGCAGCGGGTCGCGCTGGCCCGCGCCCTGGTCAACCACCCGCGGGCGCTGCTGCTCGACGAGCCGCTCGGCGCGCTCGACCTGAAGCTGCGGCAGCAGATGCAGATCGAGCTCAAGCGGATCCAGCGCGAGGTCGGCATCACCTTCGTCTACGTCACCCACGACCAGGGTGAGGCGCTGACCATGTCGGACCGGATCGCGGTGATGAACGACGGACTGATCGAGCAGCTCGGCACGCCGCGGGAGATCTACGAGAAGCCCGCCAGCCGGTTCGTGGCCGGCTTCATCGGCACCTCGAACCTGCTCGACGGGCAGGTGAGCCGGGTGGAGGACGGGTACGCCGTCCTGGACCTCGGCTCGGAGGGCCGGATCGTGGTCGCGGTTCCCGGCTCGGTGCGGGCCGGCGAGCCCATCGAGGTGTCGGTGCGGCCGGAGAAGATCGATCTGCACCGCGCGACGCCGCCGCAGGTCGCCGGCAGTGTGCTGGCCGGCACGGTGACCGAGGTCGTGTACCACGGGACGTCGACCAACTACACGGTGGCGACCTCCGCGGGCACCGACTTCGTGGTGTTCGACCAGAACGCGCAGGACGCCGAGGACGTCGCGTCTCGTGGCGAGCGCGTCTTCCTCACCTGGGCCCCGCAGCACTCGTACCCGATCGGAGTCTGA
- a CDS encoding polyamine ABC transporter substrate-binding protein, protein MTQRRFGRRDALRLGGTSALGAFLAACGVAGKGKPEASVAPDAVQKFWSGKVKNGKVDFANWPLYMDPKKPELKKFTAKTGIQVNYQEVIQEMGPWFAKVQPQLSAGQSIGFDLMVITNSLQFGQFRNSGFLAPLDHSKLPTYTANAAKKYSQESFDPGNVFSIPWASGITGIAYDPKKTGREITKLADLWDPAFKGKVGMFADTQELANFGLLAAGLKPGDSGEGEWKRAAAKLKEQKDAGLVRNYYDQSYVDALGKGEVWLTQAWSGDIFQKNVSDGTNFKFVIPEEGGTIWTDNFAIPVTAANPVDAIMLMDFFYEVENAASLAEYINYVCPVPAAQAQITKDAAAASGEDKALLTEVAGSPLVFPGDADYAKLHYYVDFDTAEEQQTFAGIFEPITLS, encoded by the coding sequence ATGACGCAGCGACGGTTCGGCCGTCGCGACGCGCTGCGCCTCGGCGGTACGTCGGCTCTTGGTGCCTTCCTCGCGGCCTGTGGCGTAGCGGGCAAGGGCAAGCCGGAGGCCAGCGTCGCACCCGACGCCGTGCAGAAGTTCTGGAGCGGCAAGGTCAAGAACGGCAAGGTGGACTTCGCCAACTGGCCGCTCTACATGGACCCGAAGAAGCCGGAACTCAAGAAGTTCACCGCGAAGACCGGCATCCAGGTCAACTACCAGGAGGTCATCCAGGAGATGGGTCCCTGGTTCGCCAAGGTGCAGCCCCAGCTCTCGGCCGGCCAGTCGATCGGCTTCGACCTCATGGTGATCACCAACTCGCTGCAGTTCGGACAGTTCCGCAACAGCGGCTTCCTGGCGCCGCTGGACCACTCGAAGCTGCCCACCTACACCGCGAACGCCGCCAAGAAGTACTCCCAGGAGTCGTTCGACCCGGGCAACGTCTTCAGCATCCCGTGGGCGTCCGGCATCACCGGCATCGCCTACGACCCGAAGAAGACCGGCCGGGAGATCACCAAGCTCGCCGACCTGTGGGACCCGGCGTTCAAGGGCAAGGTCGGCATGTTCGCCGACACCCAGGAACTGGCCAACTTCGGCCTGCTCGCGGCCGGCCTCAAGCCGGGCGACTCGGGCGAGGGCGAGTGGAAGAGGGCCGCCGCCAAGCTCAAGGAGCAGAAGGACGCGGGCCTGGTCCGCAACTACTACGACCAGAGCTACGTCGACGCCCTCGGCAAGGGTGAGGTCTGGCTGACCCAGGCCTGGTCCGGCGACATCTTCCAGAAGAACGTCTCGGACGGGACGAACTTCAAGTTCGTCATCCCGGAGGAGGGCGGCACGATCTGGACGGACAACTTCGCCATCCCGGTCACCGCCGCCAACCCGGTCGACGCGATCATGCTGATGGACTTCTTCTACGAGGTCGAGAACGCCGCGTCGCTGGCCGAGTACATCAACTACGTCTGCCCGGTGCCGGCCGCACAGGCGCAGATCACGAAGGACGCGGCCGCCGCCTCGGGCGAGGACAAGGCGCTGCTCACCGAGGTCGCCGGCAGCCCGCTGGTGTTCCCGGGCGACGCGGACTACGCCAAGCTGCACTACTACGTCGATTTCGACACGGCGGAAGAGCAGCAGACCTTCGCCGGCATTTTCGAACCGATCACGTTGAGCTGA
- a CDS encoding ABC transporter permease, which translates to MNRVKRTLAPYLLVLPGGLWLLLFFVVPMVTMFSLSLQQGDIVNGYVFTGHWQTYVDAITNYQTQLIRSLVYGLITTVALVVMSFPVAYWIAFYGGKRKSTYLFLILLPFFVSFVLRTISWRQILTDDGMLLHPLKEAGLLSPGFHILGTSYAVIFGLVYNFLPFMVLPIYVALERIDPRVVEAARDLYAKPLTVFRKVVFPLALPGVFAGVLMTFVPASSDYVNSGVLGSSSTTMIGQVVQAQALANSNYPMASALSFFLMAVLLTGVFSYARVLGTEDVMNAAAR; encoded by the coding sequence ATGAACCGGGTAAAACGTACACTCGCGCCCTACCTGCTCGTGCTTCCCGGCGGGTTGTGGCTGCTGCTGTTCTTCGTGGTGCCGATGGTCACCATGTTCTCGCTCTCCCTGCAGCAGGGCGACATCGTCAACGGGTACGTCTTCACGGGTCACTGGCAGACCTACGTCGACGCGATCACGAACTACCAGACCCAGTTGATCCGCTCACTGGTGTACGGGCTCATCACGACGGTCGCCCTGGTGGTGATGAGCTTCCCGGTCGCGTACTGGATCGCCTTCTACGGCGGCAAGCGCAAGTCGACCTACCTGTTCCTGATCCTGCTGCCGTTCTTCGTGTCGTTCGTGCTGCGGACGATCTCCTGGCGGCAGATCCTCACCGACGACGGCATGCTGTTGCACCCGCTGAAGGAGGCCGGGCTGCTCTCGCCCGGCTTCCACATCCTGGGTACCTCGTACGCGGTCATCTTCGGCCTGGTCTACAACTTCCTGCCGTTCATGGTGCTGCCGATCTACGTGGCCCTGGAGCGGATCGACCCGCGCGTGGTCGAGGCGGCCCGCGACCTGTACGCCAAGCCGCTCACCGTCTTCCGCAAGGTGGTCTTCCCGCTCGCCCTGCCCGGTGTCTTCGCCGGCGTGCTGATGACGTTCGTCCCGGCCAGCTCGGACTACGTCAACTCGGGCGTGCTGGGCAGCTCGTCGACCACCATGATCGGTCAGGTCGTGCAGGCCCAGGCGCTGGCCAACTCCAACTACCCGATGGCCTCGGCCCTCTCGTTCTTCCTGATGGCGGTCCTGCTGACCGGCGTCTTCAGCTATGCCCGGGTCCTCGGCACCGAGGACGTCATGAATGCGGCGGCCCGATGA
- a CDS encoding ABC transporter permease — MTTQTLTPPATAATPAPRRRFRLTGERAMFAYTWLIIAWLVVPILIMIAFGFNNPKGRYNQTWQGFTLKWYKDVFAISDLTSALVISLGIAVISSLLAGALGTGIGYALGRYRFRGADGLNLIMFATMSSPELIMGISLLTLFVSAGIGLGAVTITIAHVMFSISFVSTVVRARVITLDRSIEEAAADLGASPWTTFWKVTFPIILPAVFSGVMLAFALSIDDFVVTNFTAGTTVTFPLWIWGATRVGLPPQVNVMGTLIFAAGILIAVVTSLRSRSKAKRD; from the coding sequence ATGACGACCCAGACCCTCACCCCGCCCGCGACGGCGGCGACCCCGGCCCCGCGCCGGCGGTTCCGGCTCACCGGCGAGCGGGCGATGTTCGCCTACACCTGGCTGATCATCGCCTGGCTCGTGGTGCCGATCCTGATCATGATCGCGTTCGGGTTCAACAACCCGAAGGGCCGGTACAACCAGACCTGGCAGGGCTTCACGCTCAAGTGGTACAAGGACGTCTTCGCGATCAGCGACCTCACGTCGGCCCTGGTCATCTCGCTGGGGATCGCCGTGATCAGCTCGCTGCTGGCCGGCGCCCTGGGTACCGGCATCGGGTACGCGCTCGGCCGCTACCGGTTCCGCGGTGCTGACGGCCTCAACCTGATCATGTTCGCCACCATGTCCTCGCCCGAGCTGATCATGGGTATCTCGCTGCTCACCCTCTTCGTCTCGGCGGGCATCGGGCTCGGCGCGGTGACCATCACCATCGCGCACGTGATGTTCTCCATCTCGTTCGTCTCCACCGTGGTCCGGGCCCGGGTGATCACCCTGGACCGGTCCATCGAAGAGGCCGCCGCCGACCTCGGCGCCAGCCCGTGGACGACGTTCTGGAAGGTCACCTTCCCGATCATCCTGCCGGCCGTCTTCTCCGGCGTGATGCTCGCCTTCGCCCTCTCCATCGACGACTTCGTGGTCACCAACTTCACCGCGGGCACCACCGTGACGTTCCCGCTGTGGATCTGGGGCGCCACCCGCGTCGGCCTGCCCCCGCAGGTCAACGTGATGGGCACGCTGATCTTCGCGGCCGGCATCCTGATCGCCGTCGTCACCAGCCTGCGCTCCCGGTCCAAGGCCAAGCGGGACTGA
- a CDS encoding aspartate aminotransferase family protein, with translation MTDRQPDDVDALSATARDHLWMHFTRLSAYQDAPVPVITRGDGCYVWDSTGRRYLDGLSALFVVQTGHGRQELAEAAAKQAGELAYFPIWSYAHPKAIELAGRLADMAPGDLNRVFFTTGGSEAVESAWKLARSYFKRVGKPMKHKVISRAVAYHGSSMGALSITGIPPFKQDFEPLIPSTMRVPNTNYYRRPDPDMTPEQFGIWAADRIAEMIEFEGPDTVAAVYLEPVQNAGGCFPPPPGYFQRVREICDRYDVLLVSDEVICAFGRLGEFFGADKYGYQPDIITVAKGLTSGYVPLGAMIASERLAEPFRKGENMFAHGITYGGHPVGAAVALANIDIMEREQLNQHVTRNSPVFRSYLERLLDLPIVGDVRGDGYFFGIEMVKDKATKETFNAEESERLLRGFLSTALFDAGLYCRADDRGDPVIQLAPPLTATETQFAEIEQILRSVLTEAWNRL, from the coding sequence GTGACCGACCGACAGCCCGATGACGTGGACGCACTCTCCGCGACCGCCCGTGACCACCTGTGGATGCACTTCACCCGGCTCTCCGCGTACCAGGACGCTCCGGTACCGGTGATCACCCGCGGCGACGGCTGCTACGTGTGGGACTCCACCGGCCGGCGTTACCTGGACGGGCTCTCCGCCCTGTTCGTGGTGCAGACCGGCCACGGCCGGCAGGAGCTCGCCGAGGCCGCCGCCAAGCAGGCCGGCGAGCTGGCGTACTTCCCGATCTGGTCGTACGCGCACCCCAAGGCGATCGAGCTGGCCGGCCGGCTGGCCGACATGGCCCCCGGCGACCTGAACCGGGTCTTCTTCACCACCGGCGGCTCCGAGGCCGTCGAGTCGGCGTGGAAACTGGCCCGGTCGTACTTCAAGCGGGTCGGCAAGCCGATGAAGCACAAGGTCATCTCGCGTGCCGTGGCGTACCACGGCAGCTCGATGGGCGCCCTGTCGATCACCGGCATCCCGCCGTTCAAACAGGACTTCGAGCCGCTGATCCCGAGCACCATGCGGGTGCCGAACACGAACTACTACCGCCGCCCCGACCCGGACATGACGCCGGAGCAGTTCGGGATCTGGGCCGCCGACCGGATCGCCGAGATGATCGAGTTCGAGGGCCCGGACACCGTCGCCGCGGTCTACCTCGAGCCGGTGCAGAACGCCGGTGGCTGCTTCCCGCCGCCGCCCGGCTACTTCCAGCGGGTCCGGGAGATCTGCGACCGTTACGACGTGCTGCTGGTCTCCGACGAGGTGATCTGCGCGTTCGGCCGTCTCGGCGAGTTCTTCGGCGCCGACAAGTACGGTTACCAGCCCGACATCATCACCGTCGCCAAGGGTCTGACCTCGGGCTACGTGCCGCTGGGCGCGATGATCGCGTCCGAGCGCCTGGCCGAGCCGTTCCGCAAGGGCGAGAACATGTTCGCCCACGGCATCACCTACGGTGGCCACCCGGTCGGTGCCGCCGTGGCGCTCGCCAACATCGACATCATGGAGCGCGAGCAGCTCAACCAGCACGTCACCCGGAACAGCCCGGTCTTCCGGTCGTACCTGGAGCGCCTGCTCGACCTGCCGATCGTCGGCGACGTCCGCGGTGACGGCTACTTCTTCGGCATCGAGATGGTCAAGGACAAGGCGACGAAGGAGACCTTCAACGCCGAGGAGTCCGAGCGCCTGCTGCGCGGCTTCCTCTCCACCGCCCTCTTCGACGCCGGTCTCTACTGCCGCGCCGACGACCGGGGCGACCCGGTGATCCAGCTCGCGCCGCCGCTGACCGCGACCGAGACGCAGTTCGCGGAGATCGAGCAGATCCTCCGCTCGGTCCTGACCGAGGCGTGGAACCGCCTCTGA
- a CDS encoding glycoside hydrolase family 3 protein — protein sequence MDHRLAGPVRRRHPGHHRPGRIRQVAPRATITYSKDASAPIGKDDIGVVVVGETPYAEGFGDVGGPVCSWCTEPQHEPKSLSLQPGDQAVVDKVCAAAAKCVVLIVSGRPQLITDRLGEMDAVVASWLPGSEGAGVADVLFGREPFTGRLPVTWPRSADQVPINIGDKNYQPLFRYGYGLRTRR from the coding sequence CTGGACCATCGACTGGCAGGGCCGGTCCGGCGACGCCATCCCGGGCACCACCGTCCTGGGCGGATCCGGCAGGTCGCCCCGCGAGCGACGATCACCTACAGCAAGGACGCGTCGGCGCCGATCGGCAAGGACGACATCGGCGTGGTGGTGGTCGGCGAGACCCCGTACGCGGAGGGCTTCGGCGACGTCGGCGGGCCGGTCTGCTCCTGGTGCACCGAGCCGCAGCACGAGCCCAAGTCGCTCAGCCTGCAACCGGGCGATCAGGCGGTGGTCGACAAGGTCTGCGCGGCGGCCGCCAAGTGCGTCGTGCTGATCGTCTCCGGCCGGCCGCAGCTGATCACCGACCGGCTCGGCGAGATGGACGCCGTGGTCGCCTCCTGGCTGCCCGGCAGTGAGGGGGCCGGGGTCGCCGACGTCCTGTTCGGCCGCGAGCCGTTCACCGGGAGGCTGCCGGTGACCTGGCCGCGCTCGGCCGATCAGGTGCCGATCAACATCGGCGACAAGAACTACCAACCCCTTTTCCGGTACGGCTACGGCCTGCGCACCCGCCGCTGA
- a CDS encoding response regulator — MAVLLIAEDDEDIAAVLTRVAKRAGVTVLRAPDGQAALEMIEQQKPDALLTDLGMPRMDGWALIERIRADPETRDLPVAILSGQLTPGDPRAAELACAVLLKPCPNDRLIAAIHELLSHEHDQSCLG; from the coding sequence ATGGCCGTGTTGCTGATCGCCGAGGACGACGAGGACATCGCCGCCGTCCTGACCCGGGTGGCCAAGCGAGCCGGTGTCACCGTGCTCCGCGCGCCGGACGGGCAGGCCGCCCTCGAGATGATCGAGCAGCAGAAGCCGGACGCGCTGCTCACCGACCTGGGCATGCCGCGGATGGACGGCTGGGCGCTGATCGAGCGGATCCGCGCGGATCCGGAGACCCGGGACCTGCCGGTGGCCATTCTGAGTGGGCAGCTCACCCCCGGTGACCCCCGCGCCGCCGAGCTGGCCTGCGCGGTGCTGCTCAAGCCCTGTCCGAACGACCGCCTGATAGCGGCGATCCACGAGCTGCTCAGTCACGAACACGACCAGAGCTGTTTGGGCTGA
- a CDS encoding sensor histidine kinase gives MVMLGAVVTPDSDAFLGVLLQSLSVGVVACDARGRLVFVNRAMREIRGLPLDGPVPEDYAEVSEAVMTTPDMRPLRWEQTPVMRALRGERVVAEDVCIRLPGHPVRCFACTAHPIFDAENQLLGAVSVAHEVTALRRAERFRACHLAVEHVLKQSVTVQAAAPEVLRAVAVTLGWPCAELFLIDDSAGGALRSVGHWDTAGATTPDEFFGHRPRRGEGITGRVWETGQAIWLPDIGADLELRTAHERERARICIERGIRTVLAVPVKDGNTLLGVLTCYAGAQERHEDLLTVLVDGVAAQIGVFVALRRAEELARQLARAQNDFVDLIGHEMRTPLTSITANATILAEDAAGLDHDGRQMARTIARNAAVLQRIAESLLDLAGLDGGHLGLEKRRVDLAALVAEAVTAARSTIITELPGELLLPADADRLRQVLDDLLANAVKYSPPGAPIRVTLRSADGWAELRIADTGIGTPESERDRVFDRFFRGSNVRHQGTHGSGLGLSLARAIVRLHGGTIRLGANHPTGTVVGVRLPLHG, from the coding sequence ATGGTGATGCTGGGCGCTGTGGTCACGCCGGACAGCGACGCGTTCCTCGGTGTCCTGTTGCAGAGCCTGTCGGTCGGGGTGGTGGCCTGCGACGCCAGGGGCCGGCTGGTCTTCGTCAACCGGGCGATGCGCGAGATCCGTGGCCTGCCCCTGGACGGCCCGGTGCCGGAGGACTACGCCGAGGTGTCCGAGGCGGTGATGACCACGCCGGACATGCGCCCGCTGCGCTGGGAGCAAACGCCGGTGATGCGGGCGCTGCGCGGCGAACGGGTGGTCGCCGAGGACGTCTGCATCCGGCTGCCGGGTCACCCGGTGCGCTGTTTCGCCTGCACCGCTCATCCGATCTTCGACGCCGAGAACCAGCTGCTGGGCGCCGTCTCGGTGGCGCACGAGGTGACAGCGCTGCGCCGCGCCGAACGGTTCCGGGCCTGCCACCTCGCCGTCGAGCACGTGCTCAAGCAGTCCGTCACGGTGCAGGCCGCCGCGCCCGAGGTGCTCCGCGCGGTAGCCGTCACGCTCGGCTGGCCGTGCGCCGAACTGTTCCTGATCGACGACTCGGCGGGCGGCGCACTGCGCTCGGTCGGGCACTGGGACACCGCCGGCGCGACGACGCCGGATGAGTTCTTCGGGCACCGGCCGCGGCGCGGGGAGGGGATAACCGGGCGGGTCTGGGAGACCGGGCAGGCCATCTGGCTGCCGGACATCGGGGCCGACCTCGAGCTTCGCACCGCCCACGAGCGGGAACGGGCGCGGATCTGCATCGAGCGGGGGATCCGTACCGTGCTGGCCGTGCCGGTCAAGGACGGCAACACCCTGCTCGGCGTGCTGACGTGTTATGCCGGTGCCCAGGAGCGCCACGAGGATCTGCTCACCGTGCTGGTGGACGGGGTGGCCGCGCAGATCGGGGTGTTCGTGGCGCTGCGCCGGGCCGAGGAGCTGGCCCGGCAGCTGGCCCGGGCGCAGAACGACTTCGTCGACCTGATCGGGCACGAGATGCGTACCCCGCTCACCTCGATCACCGCGAACGCCACCATCCTCGCCGAGGACGCGGCCGGCCTGGACCACGACGGCCGGCAGATGGCCCGGACCATCGCCCGCAACGCGGCGGTGCTGCAGCGGATCGCCGAGTCCCTGCTCGACCTGGCCGGCCTCGACGGCGGGCACCTGGGCCTGGAGAAACGCCGGGTCGACCTGGCCGCCCTGGTCGCCGAGGCGGTGACCGCCGCCCGCTCCACGATCATCACCGAGCTGCCCGGCGAGCTGCTCCTGCCCGCCGACGCCGACCGTCTCCGCCAGGTGCTCGACGACCTGCTCGCCAACGCCGTGAAGTACAGCCCACCCGGCGCGCCGATCCGGGTGACGCTGCGCAGCGCCGACGGGTGGGCGGAGCTGCGCATCGCGGACACCGGCATCGGCACCCCGGAGTCCGAGCGCGACCGGGTGTTCGACCGCTTCTTCCGCGGCAGCAACGTCCGGCACCAGGGCACCCACGGCAGCGGGCTGGGGCTGAGCCTGGCCCGCGCGATCGTCCGGTTGCACGGCGGCACCATCCGGCTGGGCGCCAACCACCCGACCGGCACCGTGGTCGGCGTCCGCCTCCCGCTCCACGGGTGA